One Streptomyces coeruleorubidus DNA segment encodes these proteins:
- a CDS encoding YceI family protein, with amino-acid sequence MSIFSRKDTETATVGAVSPDLAALTGDYTIDPAHSTIGFVARHAMVTNVKGSFQDFTGTLHLDGTDPSRSTASLDVVMDSIETGNADRDGHLKGSDFFKADEFPTMTFRSTGAEALGGDDYRITGDLTILGTTRPLTIDLEFNGAAKDPFGNERVGFEGKAEILRSEWGLTWNAALETGGVLVSDKIKLSFDVSAIRNA; translated from the coding sequence ATGAGCATCTTCAGCCGCAAGGACACCGAGACCGCCACGGTCGGCGCCGTGAGCCCGGACCTGGCCGCCCTGACCGGCGACTACACGATCGACCCCGCGCACTCGACGATCGGCTTCGTCGCCCGGCACGCCATGGTCACCAACGTCAAGGGCAGCTTCCAGGACTTCACCGGCACGCTCCATCTGGACGGCACCGACCCCTCGCGGTCCACGGCCTCCCTGGACGTCGTGATGGACAGCATCGAGACGGGGAACGCCGACCGCGACGGCCACCTCAAGGGCTCGGACTTCTTCAAGGCGGACGAGTTCCCGACGATGACGTTCCGCTCCACCGGGGCGGAGGCCCTCGGCGGCGACGACTACCGCATCACCGGCGACCTGACGATCCTCGGCACCACCCGCCCCCTCACCATCGACCTCGAGTTCAACGGCGCCGCGAAGGACCCCTTCGGCAACGAGCGCGTCGGCTTCGAGGGCAAGGCGGAGATCCTGCGCTCCGAGTGGGGCCTGACCTGGAACGCCGCGCTGGAGACCGGCGGTGTCCTGGTCTCCGACAAGATCAAGCTGAGCTTCGACGTCTCGGCGATCAGGAACGCGTGA
- a CDS encoding S1 family peptidase: MKRLLTALKRCAALGAAALAIASLQPVSAAQAAPSPVVGGTRAAQGEFPFMVRLSMGCGGALYTQQIVLTAAHCVGRSGNNTGITATAGVVDLQSTSGRVQVRSTKVLRAPGYNGTGKDWALIKLAQPINLPTLKIATTAQYNTGDFTVAGWGANREGGSQQRYLLKATVPFVGDAACKAYGGLYSGLVASEEICAGFDAGGVDTCQGDSGGPMFRKDNAGAWIQVGIVSWGEGCARPEAPGVYTEVSTFASAIASAASTL; the protein is encoded by the coding sequence TTGAAGAGACTTCTCACCGCCCTCAAGAGATGCGCGGCCCTCGGAGCCGCCGCCCTCGCGATCGCCAGCCTTCAGCCCGTCTCCGCCGCGCAGGCCGCCCCGTCGCCCGTCGTCGGCGGGACGCGGGCCGCGCAGGGCGAGTTCCCGTTCATGGTCCGGCTCTCCATGGGCTGCGGCGGCGCGCTCTACACCCAGCAGATCGTGCTCACGGCCGCGCACTGCGTGGGCAGGTCCGGCAACAACACCGGCATCACCGCCACCGCGGGGGTCGTCGACCTCCAGTCCACCAGCGGCCGCGTCCAGGTCCGCTCCACCAAGGTGCTCCGCGCTCCCGGCTACAACGGCACCGGCAAGGACTGGGCGCTCATCAAGCTCGCGCAGCCCATCAACCTGCCGACCCTGAAGATCGCCACCACCGCGCAGTACAACACCGGTGACTTCACCGTCGCCGGCTGGGGCGCGAACCGCGAGGGCGGTTCCCAGCAGCGCTACCTGCTGAAGGCGACCGTGCCGTTCGTCGGCGACGCCGCCTGCAAGGCCTACGGCGGCCTGTACAGCGGCCTCGTCGCGAGCGAGGAGATCTGCGCCGGCTTCGACGCGGGCGGTGTCGACACCTGCCAGGGCGACTCCGGCGGCCCCATGTTCCGCAAGGACAACGCCGGCGCCTGGATCCAGGTCGGCATCGTCAGCTGGGGTGAGGGCTGCGCCCGGCCCGAGGCCCCCGGCGTCTACACGGAGGTCTCGACGTTCGCCTCCGCCATCGCCTCGGCGGCGTCGACACTCTGA
- the cimA gene encoding citramalate synthase, whose protein sequence is MTATSELDDSFHVFDTTLRDGAQREGINLTVADKLAIARHLDDFGVGFIEGGWPGANPRDTEFFARAQQEIDFRHAQLVAFGSTRRAGATAAEDPQVRALLDSGAQVITLVAKSHDRHVELALRTTLDENLAMVRDTVSFLKEQGRRVFVDCEHFFDGYRANPEYAKSVVRTASQAGADVVVLCDTNGGMLPAQIQAVVGTVLADTGARLGIHAQDDTGCAVANTLAAVDAGATHVQCTANGYGERVGNANLFPVVAALELKYGKKVLPEGRLREMTRISHAIAEVVNLTPSTHQPYVGVSAFAHKAGLHASAIKVDPDLYQHIDPEQVGNTMRMLVSDMAGRASIELKGRELGIDLGGDRELVGRVVERVKERELRGYTYEAADASFEILLRTEVQGKPLRYFEVESWRAIVEDRPDGSHANEATVKLWAKGERIVATAEGNGPVNALDRALRVGLEKIYPQLAKLDLVDYKVRILEGKHGTNSTTRVLISTSDGTGEWSTVGVADNVIAASWQALEDAYTYGLLRAGVTPAE, encoded by the coding sequence ATGACCGCAACCAGCGAACTCGACGATTCCTTCCACGTCTTCGACACCACCCTGCGCGACGGCGCCCAGCGGGAGGGCATCAACCTCACCGTCGCGGACAAGCTGGCCATCGCGCGGCACCTGGACGACTTCGGCGTGGGCTTCATCGAGGGCGGATGGCCGGGCGCGAACCCCCGGGACACCGAGTTCTTCGCCCGTGCCCAGCAGGAGATCGACTTCCGGCACGCCCAGCTGGTCGCGTTCGGCTCCACCCGCCGCGCCGGCGCCACCGCCGCCGAGGACCCGCAGGTCAGGGCGCTCCTGGACTCCGGCGCGCAGGTGATCACGCTGGTCGCCAAGTCGCACGACCGCCACGTCGAGCTCGCCCTGCGCACGACCCTGGACGAGAACCTGGCGATGGTCCGCGACACGGTGTCGTTCCTGAAGGAGCAGGGCCGCCGGGTCTTCGTCGACTGCGAGCACTTCTTCGACGGCTACCGCGCGAACCCCGAGTACGCGAAGTCGGTCGTCCGTACGGCCTCGCAGGCCGGCGCGGACGTGGTGGTCCTCTGCGACACCAACGGCGGCATGCTCCCGGCGCAGATCCAGGCGGTCGTCGGCACGGTCCTGGCCGACACGGGCGCCCGGCTCGGCATCCACGCCCAGGACGACACGGGCTGCGCGGTGGCGAACACGCTGGCCGCCGTCGACGCGGGCGCGACGCACGTCCAGTGCACGGCCAACGGCTACGGCGAACGCGTCGGCAACGCCAACCTCTTCCCGGTCGTGGCGGCCCTGGAGCTGAAGTACGGCAAGAAGGTGCTGCCCGAGGGCCGGCTGCGCGAGATGACCCGCATCTCGCACGCGATCGCCGAGGTCGTCAACCTCACGCCCTCCACGCACCAGCCCTACGTCGGCGTCTCGGCCTTCGCGCACAAGGCCGGCCTGCACGCCTCGGCCATCAAGGTCGACCCGGACCTGTACCAGCACATCGACCCCGAGCAGGTCGGCAACACCATGCGGATGCTGGTCTCCGACATGGCCGGCCGCGCCTCCATCGAGCTCAAGGGCAGGGAACTCGGCATCGACCTCGGCGGCGACCGCGAGCTGGTCGGCCGGGTGGTCGAGCGGGTGAAGGAACGCGAGCTCAGGGGCTACACGTACGAGGCGGCGGACGCCAGCTTCGAGATCCTCCTGCGCACCGAGGTCCAGGGCAAGCCGCTGCGCTACTTCGAGGTCGAGTCCTGGCGCGCCATCGTCGAGGACCGCCCCGACGGCTCCCACGCCAACGAGGCCACGGTCAAGCTCTGGGCCAAGGGCGAGCGCATCGTCGCCACGGCCGAGGGCAACGGCCCGGTCAACGCGCTGGACCGGGCCCTGCGCGTGGGCCTGGAGAAGATCTACCCGCAGCTCGCCAAGCTGGACCTGGTGGACTACAAGGTCCGCATCCTGGAGGGCAAGCACGGCACCAACTCCACGACCCGCGTGCTGATCTCCACGTCCGACGGCACGGGCGAGTGGTCGACGGTGGGTGTCGCCGACAACGTCATCGCGGCGAGCTGGCAGGCCCTGGAGGACGCGTACACGTACGGGCTGCTGCGGGCGGGAGTGACCCCGGCCGAGTAG
- a CDS encoding glycosyltransferase: MTSVAVLVELLRSGTSGGHVKCWERFAESAARLPGRGPDGTRPGLDLTVYFIGERERVDVLSPRVRLVTLRPVLGTAALTSADGAEDVTDLAPYHPRLAALLPCHDVWHLTHCFAYAATAVRLARRTAPAPRLLASVHTDVPLLASVYARYLAGRWLPGGHPAPGEFLADLTETRLRRRRDRLLGGCERVLVPTPAERAELARTLGSHRVALLRRGIDHQRFRPDPGARARLCREHGVPADRPLVLFAGRLDATKGVPLLAESVRLLRERGRAVHLVMAGSGAEAGPVRRALGADVSLLGPLPQDRLARVYAGCDVFAFPSRTETCGNVVAEAMASGLAVVLPEGARTTQWLTAPGRDGIVVPHDDPGEWADALGTLLDRPGLLSAVRHHATITARDTHPTWDRVLTEDLLPVWLP, translated from the coding sequence ATGACCTCGGTCGCGGTCCTGGTCGAGCTGCTGCGCAGCGGCACTTCGGGCGGCCATGTGAAGTGCTGGGAGCGTTTCGCGGAGAGCGCCGCCCGCCTCCCGGGGCGAGGGCCCGACGGCACCCGGCCCGGCCTCGACCTGACCGTCTACTTCATCGGCGAACGCGAACGGGTCGACGTCCTCTCGCCCCGCGTGCGTCTCGTCACGCTCCGCCCGGTGCTCGGCACGGCCGCCCTGACCTCGGCCGACGGCGCGGAGGACGTCACCGACCTCGCCCCGTACCACCCCCGGCTCGCGGCCCTGCTGCCGTGCCACGACGTCTGGCACCTCACCCACTGCTTCGCCTACGCCGCCACCGCCGTCCGCCTCGCCCGCAGAACCGCCCCGGCACCCCGGCTGCTCGCCTCCGTGCACACCGACGTCCCGCTGCTGGCCTCGGTCTACGCCCGCTATCTGGCCGGCCGGTGGCTGCCCGGCGGCCACCCGGCGCCGGGCGAGTTCCTCGCGGACCTGACGGAGACCCGGCTGCGCCGGCGGCGGGACCGGCTCCTGGGCGGCTGCGAACGGGTGCTGGTGCCGACCCCCGCCGAGCGGGCCGAACTCGCCCGCACCCTCGGGTCGCACCGGGTCGCCCTGCTGCGCCGCGGCATCGACCACCAGCGCTTTCGCCCCGACCCCGGCGCCCGCGCCCGGCTCTGCCGCGAGCACGGCGTCCCGGCCGACCGTCCGCTGGTGCTGTTCGCGGGACGGCTGGACGCGACCAAGGGCGTGCCGCTGCTGGCCGAGAGCGTGCGGCTGCTGCGGGAGCGCGGCCGGGCCGTGCACCTGGTGATGGCCGGCTCCGGCGCGGAGGCCGGGCCCGTCCGGCGTGCCCTGGGCGCCGACGTCAGCCTCCTCGGCCCGCTCCCGCAGGACCGGTTGGCCCGGGTGTACGCCGGCTGTGACGTCTTCGCGTTCCCGTCCCGCACGGAGACCTGCGGCAACGTCGTCGCCGAGGCGATGGCGAGCGGCCTGGCGGTCGTGCTGCCCGAGGGCGCGCGCACCACACAGTGGCTGACCGCACCGGGCCGGGACGGCATCGTCGTACCTCACGACGACCCGGGGGAGTGGGCGGACGCCCTCGGCACGCTCCTCGACCGTCCCGGCCTGCTCTCGGCGGTACGCCACCACGCGACCATCACGGCCCGTGACACCCACCCCACGTGGGACCGCGTCCTGACGGAGGACCTCCTCCCCGTCTGGCTGCCCTAG
- a CDS encoding TetR/AcrR family transcriptional regulator: MGTTAETPRRITMTPAARRVLEAAARLFYERGIHAVGVDLIAAEAGVTKKTLYDRFGSKEQIVVEYLADRDERWRAFLAERLDAAGPEPGERVLAVFDASRAWAAELSPKGCSMVNAHAEISDPAHPAHPIITGQKQWMLALFTRLASDIAPEGADALARALMLLHEGALVAHGLGIFPDAVAHAREQARALLA, from the coding sequence ATGGGTACCACCGCCGAGACCCCGCGCCGGATCACGATGACGCCGGCCGCCCGTCGCGTCCTGGAAGCGGCCGCCCGGCTGTTCTACGAGCGCGGCATCCACGCCGTCGGCGTCGACCTCATCGCCGCCGAGGCCGGAGTGACGAAGAAGACCCTCTACGACCGGTTCGGCTCCAAGGAGCAGATCGTCGTGGAGTACCTCGCGGACCGCGACGAGCGCTGGCGGGCCTTCCTCGCCGAGCGCCTCGACGCGGCGGGGCCGGAGCCGGGGGAGCGCGTCCTGGCGGTCTTCGACGCCTCGCGCGCGTGGGCGGCGGAGCTCAGCCCCAAGGGGTGCAGCATGGTCAACGCCCACGCGGAGATCAGCGACCCCGCCCATCCGGCCCACCCGATCATCACCGGGCAGAAGCAGTGGATGCTCGCCCTCTTCACCCGCCTCGCCTCGGACATCGCCCCGGAGGGAGCCGACGCCCTGGCCCGGGCGCTGATGCTGCTGCACGAGGGGGCGCTCGTCGCGCACGGCCTGGGCATCTTCCCGGACGCCGTCGCCCACGCCCGTGAACAGGCACGCGCGCTGCTCGCATAG
- a CDS encoding Cmx/CmrA family chloramphenicol efflux MFS transporter, producing MPFALLLLGLAVFAQGTSEFMLSGLVPDIARNLGVSVPAAGALTSAFAVGMVVGAPLVAGLARRWPRRGALLAFLVVFLAVHVVGALTGSFEVLLATRVVGALASAGFLAVALVAAVDMVPADAKGRATSMLLGGVTLACVAGVPAGAVLGGLWGWRAAFWAVALVSLPALVAVARSVPGGAAGGAAGGAPPALRGELRSLRSPRLVVTLVLGALVNGATFCTFTYLAPLVTEVAGLGNAWVPGVLALFGAGSFAGVSAAGRFADRRPVPVLVFGGVAVCLGWCLLALGAGHPALALGLVFAQGALSFGVGSTLISQVLYAAPGAPTLAGGFATAAFNVGAALGPWAGGVVIDAGFGYRAPVWVSAGLVALAGVVAGGVWRERERVLGRDVVAD from the coding sequence GTGCCGTTCGCTCTGCTTCTGCTGGGCCTTGCCGTGTTCGCGCAAGGAACGTCCGAGTTCATGCTGTCCGGTCTGGTGCCGGACATCGCGCGGAATCTGGGAGTGTCCGTTCCCGCGGCAGGGGCGCTGACCTCCGCCTTCGCGGTGGGGATGGTCGTGGGGGCGCCGCTGGTGGCGGGCCTCGCGCGACGCTGGCCGCGGCGGGGTGCGCTGCTGGCGTTCCTCGTCGTGTTTCTCGCCGTCCATGTCGTCGGTGCCCTCACCGGCAGTTTCGAGGTGCTGCTCGCCACCCGGGTCGTGGGGGCGCTCGCGAGCGCCGGTTTCCTCGCCGTCGCCCTCGTGGCCGCCGTGGACATGGTCCCGGCGGACGCGAAGGGGCGGGCCACGTCCATGCTGCTGGGCGGGGTGACGCTGGCGTGCGTGGCCGGGGTGCCCGCCGGGGCCGTGCTGGGCGGGCTGTGGGGCTGGCGTGCGGCGTTCTGGGCCGTGGCGCTGGTGTCCCTGCCCGCGCTGGTGGCGGTCGCCAGGTCGGTGCCCGGCGGTGCGGCCGGCGGTGCGGCCGGGGGTGCGCCGCCCGCGCTGCGCGGTGAACTGCGGTCGCTGCGCAGCCCCCGGCTGGTCGTCACGCTGGTGCTGGGCGCCCTCGTGAACGGTGCGACGTTCTGCACCTTCACCTATCTGGCGCCGCTGGTCACCGAGGTGGCGGGGCTGGGCAACGCCTGGGTTCCCGGGGTGCTCGCGCTGTTCGGGGCCGGGTCGTTCGCGGGGGTGAGCGCCGCGGGGCGGTTCGCCGACCGGCGTCCCGTGCCGGTCCTGGTCTTCGGGGGCGTCGCGGTGTGCCTGGGCTGGTGCCTCCTGGCCCTCGGGGCCGGGCACCCGGCCCTGGCACTCGGACTCGTCTTCGCCCAGGGGGCGCTGTCCTTCGGCGTCGGCTCCACGCTGATCTCCCAGGTGCTGTACGCGGCACCGGGCGCGCCCACACTGGCCGGGGGTTTCGCCACGGCCGCGTTCAACGTGGGTGCCGCGCTGGGCCCTTGGGCCGGTGGTGTGGTGATCGACGCGGGGTTCGGGTACCGGGCACCGGTGTGGGTCAGTGCGGGGCTGGTCGCGCTGGCGGGTGTGGTGGCCGGGGGCGTGTGGCGGGAGCGGGAGCGGGTGCTGGGCCGGGACGTGGTGGCGGACTGA
- a CDS encoding DMT family transporter: MPIAVLASLAAGVCFAVAGVLQQWAAGGRPDTEALSPRLLAHLARDPVWLGGIALAVLAYGFQSLALAYGPLSLVQPLIVAELVFAVPLSARLHRMRLGFREWFGTLAVAAGLALALVSARPHGGRPGGADLLSWLLVLGATAALVCCALATARLLSGPWRASATALAAGAVMGTQSVLLAATVDRLRHGLLAALTAWQTYALILASIGGLLLIQSAFQRGPLAASMTVLDATEPVVAVTVGTAVFGETIHAGWPVSAVTVTGLVLVGAGIVSLDSSPVIAALRGRGAGERR, translated from the coding sequence ATGCCGATCGCGGTCCTGGCCTCCCTCGCCGCCGGCGTCTGTTTCGCCGTGGCCGGGGTGCTCCAGCAGTGGGCCGCGGGCGGACGCCCGGACACGGAGGCGCTGTCGCCGCGCCTGCTGGCTCATCTGGCCCGCGATCCCGTATGGCTGGGCGGCATCGCACTGGCCGTGCTCGCCTACGGCTTCCAGTCGCTGGCGCTGGCGTACGGGCCGCTCAGTCTGGTGCAGCCGCTGATCGTCGCCGAGCTGGTCTTCGCCGTACCGCTGTCGGCGCGGCTGCACCGGATGCGGCTGGGGTTTCGCGAGTGGTTCGGCACGCTCGCGGTGGCGGCCGGGCTGGCGCTGGCCCTGGTCTCGGCCCGGCCGCACGGCGGCCGGCCGGGCGGGGCGGACCTGCTGTCCTGGCTGCTGGTGCTGGGCGCGACGGCCGCGCTGGTGTGCTGCGCGCTGGCGACGGCACGGTTGCTGTCCGGCCCCTGGCGGGCCTCGGCGACGGCGCTGGCGGCCGGGGCTGTGATGGGCACCCAGTCCGTCCTCCTCGCGGCGACGGTGGACCGCCTGCGCCACGGCCTGCTCGCGGCGCTGACCGCCTGGCAGACCTACGCCCTGATCCTCGCCAGCATCGGCGGCCTGCTCCTCATCCAGAGCGCCTTCCAGCGGGGCCCGCTCGCGGCGAGCATGACGGTTCTGGACGCGACGGAGCCGGTGGTCGCAGTGACGGTGGGCACGGCGGTCTTCGGCGAGACGATCCACGCGGGGTGGCCGGTGTCGGCCGTGACGGTGACGGGGCTGGTGCTGGTGGGGGCGGGCATCGTGAGTCTGGACTCGTCGCCGGTGATCGCGGCGTTGCGGGGGCGGGGGGCCGGGGAGCGGCGGTGA
- a CDS encoding DMT family transporter: MNILLSVAFVLCWSSGFIGAKLGAGSASAITVLMWRFLPLAVVLVAVAVVMRAAWRGLTARDVTRQAVIGVLSQSGYLLSVYYAIQLGVSSGTTALIDGVQPLVAGALAGPLLGQYVSGRQWIGLGLGLSGVAAVTLADAAAGTGVAWWAYAVPLLGMLSLVAATFLESRSRSRVAPSVSLTVHCATSAVLFSALALSTGAAAPPAEGGFWVAVAWLVGLSTFGGYGLYWLILKRSGVTKVNTLMFLMAPVTAVWGALMFGEPFGAQTALGLAVCLVAVIVVHRGGGRKDTAVTAARGEPEENRWTRAPGPA, encoded by the coding sequence GTGAACATCCTGCTCTCCGTCGCCTTCGTCCTGTGCTGGAGCTCCGGGTTCATCGGTGCCAAGCTCGGTGCGGGCAGCGCGTCCGCGATCACGGTCCTGATGTGGCGGTTCCTGCCGCTGGCCGTCGTCCTCGTCGCCGTCGCCGTCGTCATGCGCGCGGCCTGGCGAGGGCTCACCGCCCGGGACGTGACCCGGCAGGCCGTCATCGGCGTGCTGTCGCAGAGCGGCTATCTGCTCAGCGTCTACTACGCCATCCAGCTCGGCGTCTCCAGCGGCACGACGGCCCTGATCGACGGGGTTCAGCCCCTCGTCGCCGGGGCCCTCGCGGGACCGCTGCTGGGGCAGTACGTCTCGGGCCGGCAGTGGATCGGCCTGGGGCTGGGGCTGAGCGGCGTCGCCGCGGTCACCCTGGCCGACGCCGCGGCCGGGACCGGCGTGGCCTGGTGGGCGTACGCCGTCCCGCTGCTCGGCATGCTGTCCCTGGTCGCGGCGACGTTCCTGGAGAGCCGGTCCCGCTCGCGGGTCGCTCCCTCGGTGTCGCTGACCGTCCACTGCGCCACCAGCGCCGTCCTCTTCTCCGCGCTGGCCCTGAGCACCGGAGCCGCCGCACCGCCCGCCGAGGGCGGGTTCTGGGTGGCCGTCGCCTGGCTCGTGGGTCTGTCCACGTTCGGCGGGTACGGGCTGTACTGGCTCATCCTCAAGCGCTCCGGGGTGACGAAGGTGAACACGCTGATGTTCCTCATGGCCCCGGTCACGGCCGTCTGGGGCGCGCTGATGTTCGGTGAGCCGTTCGGCGCGCAGACCGCTCTCGGTCTGGCCGTCTGTCTCGTGGCCGTGATCGTCGTCCACCGCGGTGGCGGCCGGAAGGACACGGCTGTGACGGCCGCCCGCGGCGAGCCGGAGGAAAACCGGTGGACCCGCGCCCCCGGGCCTGCCTAA
- a CDS encoding YdeI/OmpD-associated family protein: MTASADPLSFATAADLDSWLTAHPAPHPGLWVKVAKKGSGIPSVSAADVNDVALCHGWITGQRKGLDESYYLQRITPRRPGSLWSMVNVRRVEELTAAGRMRPGGLAEVAVARADGRWEAAYASQQEAEVPEELAAALERSPRAAAAFEALGRTDRYLAMLGVLRARIPRSRAAQVAAAVAKLEAGRKAR, translated from the coding sequence ATGACCGCCTCCGCAGACCCGCTCTCCTTCGCGACCGCCGCCGACCTGGACTCCTGGCTGACCGCACACCCCGCCCCGCATCCCGGCCTCTGGGTCAAGGTCGCCAAGAAGGGCTCGGGAATCCCGTCCGTCAGCGCCGCCGACGTCAACGACGTGGCGCTGTGCCACGGGTGGATCACCGGGCAGCGCAAGGGGCTCGACGAGTCGTACTACCTCCAGAGGATCACCCCGCGGCGCCCCGGCAGCCTCTGGTCCATGGTCAACGTCCGGCGGGTCGAGGAGCTGACCGCCGCCGGGCGGATGCGGCCCGGCGGGCTCGCTGAGGTGGCGGTCGCGCGGGCGGACGGACGGTGGGAGGCGGCGTACGCCTCCCAGCAGGAGGCGGAGGTCCCGGAGGAGCTCGCGGCGGCACTGGAGCGGAGCCCGCGGGCCGCGGCGGCCTTCGAGGCGCTCGGACGGACGGACCGGTACCTGGCGATGCTCGGTGTACTGCGCGCCCGGATCCCGCGGAGCCGGGCGGCGCAGGTGGCGGCGGCGGTCGCGAAGCTGGAGGCCGGCCGGAAGGCCCGATAG